Below is a genomic region from Oryzias melastigma strain HK-1 linkage group LG7, ASM292280v2, whole genome shotgun sequence.
atttttggACAAGAAATCACCAGAAAACGGATTAAAGCTGCTGCTGGTGTTCTCCACAAGTCTAACGCTGAGGAGAACCAGAAGAAGAACCCTCTGAAGCTGAAGCAGACCGGGTCGTGACCTTCACCTCCAAAGAATCCCTGAGAAACTCAAAGTTCTGCAGCGGATGAAGGAGTCTCTGTGCGTCTGGCCCACCACCCTCCAGCAACAACACCGACCAGAACCTGCTGACCCGATCAGCTTCATCTGATGAGGAGGAAGTGATGAAGTCATGGACGCTGCTGCTTCCTGCtgagcctcctcctcctcttcctcctcctcgtcctcactcaccccaaaacaaaaacagttccaGTCCCACATCAACCCCCCAAAGAAAACCCTCCTCCTGTTTCAGTGTTTCTGCTCCAAACGGCAGGACCTTCATCACCTGAGTCTTCATCATTTAAACGTGATGAAGGTCAGGAGTCTTCAGTAACATCGACTGACAGAACGGCTTCATGTTTCCTACAGCCAACCGTCCACAGGGGGGCGCTCTGACCCTTCCCACCTGTGGAGCAGATCCGACCTCAACCTCTGCAGACGCTCGCCATACGAGCGGAAAAGGAAAATCCTTCGTCAGCGACGAGTTCATGATCAGTTTATTGTGAAGGAAAACAGATGTGACACTGAAGGTCTTCATATGACGGATTCGGAATAAATAACCTGAAGAAGAGCGTCGTAAAGCAGGAGCGCTCCACAGCCAGAACGCCTCACATCAGAGGTCGCTGTTCTGTTCAACGTCATGTGGGCGGCCATCTTCTTCCAGGTGGTCAGAGTCTTAAATGTTCTCCGTAGAGGAACGAGCGCCGCCGCACACGAGCTTTGAGGAGCCTTCAGGCTGAAAGGTCATCCCAGGCCAGGATCCCAAAACCAACCCCCCCCCATACACCACGAAGCAGACGAGGTCAGAGGAAGCTCCTTCAGCGGGCCTCCTGGACCTCATCGAGCCGATTCAGGGTCACCACGCCTCGCTCCATCACGTGACCTCGCAGCGCCGCCGCCGAAGCGCTTCTGCACAGGTGAGTGGAAAAGGCACCGAACACCAACCGTCCAACACGGGGAAAGAAGAGCTTTCTGCTCTGCAGCGCCCCCCCACTGCAGAGCAAAAACCACGGCGGagagctccgcccccagcagccagaagctccgcccccagcagCCAGAATTAACCATCGAATCAGCTTAAGGCATCTCTCTCTCTCCTTCATTGAGTTAGTGAAGATTAAGGCAGAGTGGACAGACAGAGGTCAgcgactcctcctcctcctcctgtgtcCGACGGTCAGAGGGAGGAGAACCAGCACCTCCCTACGCTCTGAGGAggagagaggggaggggttaGTGTTAGAGAGGGAGGAGACTTTAGCATCTCCACCTCCTCTGTcagcggaggaggaggagtctgttaggaggagaagaggaggctGACAGCAGAGAGAAGGAAGGAGGTTCCTCCAGTGAAGCTCAGAGAAAGTTAGTTTGACCGCCGACCCCGCAGAGACAGGAAGTGAGCACCGAGGCGCCACAGAGAAACAGGAAATCACTTCACCAGCACTGACTTTGGCAGAAACGCCTCCATCTCCACGCCTCTGTCCGTCCTCGGCGACGCCGAAGACGCCGAGGACGACGAGGAGCTCGACGACGGCGAGCTGCCGGGCGCTTTGGGAAGGCTGTACATGTAGACGGCGCCGATGACCAGCCCCGCCCCCGCGGTGAAGAGCAGGTCCACGTGGAAGCTGAACAGGTAGATGGACATCACCGTGGAGACGATGATGGAGAAGGAGGTGGCGAAGCCCTTCAGGATGTTGTCTGCGTACTTCACCACCACCGCCACCAGCAGCCCGCCGAACGCCTGGTTGAAGATGACGCACCACACCATCCCGGTGTACCCGAACAGGAAGCCGCGCTCGGCCACGGCGGCGCCGTCGTTCCACCAGAGTCCCAGCAGGCCGAGCGCCGTGCCGAAGATCCCGAGCTGCACGTTCCGAACCCAAACGGAGGCGGAGCTCCCCTTCAGGATCTTCTCGAAGTAGACGCCCGCGAAGCCGGACGACAGGCAGCTGATCACCACGGCGACCACGCCCACCATGTAGTTCTGGTTGGCGCTGTTGGCGAGCGACGCCTCCTTGTTTCCTTCCTGCTGCACCTGCAGAGAGACAAAGACCCGACAGACGCTCAGCACTcactcagaaccagaaccaggatgAACCAGAACTCCTTTAGAACCATCAGGTCAAAAACAGACAGAACCCAAATACATCCCATCATTCACACGAGTCCTCTGAGCCGTGGGAGCGTTCCTGCGTGAGGACAGAAGGTTCGTGTCccctctggttctgctggtcGGACCCGATCTGTACCAGAAGCCGTATTGGTACCACACATCTAACGGGACTTCCTCTAGTCACCGGTCACGAATTCTGAATGAGATCAGCTCTTTTCAGACAGTTCTGCCTCCAGTCTGAGTGTCAAAGCAGATGATTCATGTGGTCCCACTGAATTCatgtgatgacatcatcacatgAATGTGATGACGTCATCACATGAATTCACGTTTCCCCGTAAAATAATCTGAATGTTGCCTAAATGTAGCCGACACTCACCTGAACGATTGCGACGCCggcaaacagcagcagcagagagatcCACTGAACCCGAGACAGAGACTTCCTGAGCATCAGGACGCTGAAGAGAGCCGTGGTGAGGATCTTCAGCTGGTACGTCAcctggagggggaggggttacCATGTTACAACAGACAGATGAAGAAGAATGAGGTCAGTCCTCCAGAGCAGCCGCGGCCTCCTAACCCGTCTGTAATCGTTCTCTCAGAACCAAACCCGTTCCCCCcgtctggttctgctggaggtCTGGACAGAATCTTCCACCGTCACCTTTTGACCTTTGGATTGCTCGGTGTGGATATTACAGAACGAGTCTCTTCTAATACAGATAAAATACCCGGAACATTCCGGACTGGATGACAGAGACTGTGATGCCGGTTTGAACCGACTCTAGTGCAGCTGGATCTGTGTTCATGAGGACGGCTCACAGCAGGACGCCGTGAGGCTGCAGGATCACCTGGAAGGTGGCGGCCGGCAGGTTGGAGATGGCGACGTACTGCAGGTTGTTTTGCAGCGTGTAGATGAGCGACGGGATGGCGAGCTTCAGCGTGTCTCTGTACTGGAACACGATGGCGTCCAGCAGCAGGTGCAGCGTCTCCTTCAGGCTGACTGAGGACAGAGAGGCGGAGTTAAAGTCACTTCCTCAGGTGGAGATCcgtctgacctttgacccccgAGCAGGAGGGAAGGCCGCACTTACATCTCTTCTGCAGCAGGATGATGAGCAGACACGTGCACACCTTCAGCACCTCTGCCATGACCACGGCCGACGTGGTGAAGAAGCGGTCGCCCGGCAGAGTGCGAACGTAGCGGATGCTGAGGATGAGCGACGCATTCTGGACCACCAGCACCGCCAGGCTGATGTACTTCAGCTTCCGGTTGACTGCAGGAACCAGAGAGAAACGGCGTCTGAGAAGGACTGAGCGGGAAAAGAcaccaaacacaaacacacagaagtcTGGAAGCTTCTGCTCCACAGAGGAACGTTTCATCAGGAGATCAGCAGAAGCAGCTGAGAGGAGATTCTGTTGGTCTTCAGCCCCATAAGGAGACCCAGAGAgcccggttctggttctgc
It encodes:
- the slc35a2 gene encoding UDP-galactose translocator isoform X3 — its product is MTAGKNDAGAEDRATNRNQSEVNRKLKYISLAVLVVQNASLILSIRYVRTLPGDRFFTTSAVVMAEVLKVCTCLLIILLQKRFSLKETLHLLLDAIVFQYRDTLKLAIPSLIYTLQNNLQYVAISNLPAATFQVTYQLKILTTALFSVLMLRKSLSRVQWISLLLLFAGVAIVQVQQEGNKEASLANSANQNYMVGVVAVVISCLSSGFAGVYFEKILKGSSASVWVRNVQLGIFGTALGLLGLWWNDGAAVAERGFLFGYTGMVWCVIFNQAFGGLLVAVVVKYADNILKGFATSFSIIVSTVMSIYLFSFHVDLLFTAGAGLVIGAVYMYSLPKAPGSSPSSSSSSSSASSASPRTDRGVEMEAFLPKA
- the slc35a2 gene encoding UDP-galactose translocator isoform X2, producing MTAGKNDAGAEDRATNRNQSEVNRKLKYISLAVLVVQNASLILSIRYVRTLPGDRFFTTSAVVMAEVLKVCTCLLIILLQKRFSLKETLHLLLDAIVFQYRDTLKLAIPSLIYTLQNNLQYVAISNLPAATFQVTYQLKILTTALFSVLMLRKSLSRVQWISLLLLFAGVAIVQVQQEGNKEASLANSANQNYMVGVVAVVISCLSSGFAGVYFEKILKGSSASVWVRNVQLGIFGTALGLLGLWWNDGAAVAERGFLFGYTGMVWCVIFNQAFGGLLVAVVVKYADNILKGFATSFSIIVSTVMSIYLFSFHVDLLFTAGAGLVIGAVYMYSLPKAPGSSPSSSSSSSSASSASPRTDRGVEMEAFLPKSVLVK
- the slc35a2 gene encoding UDP-galactose translocator isoform X1, yielding MTAGKNDAGAEDRATNRNQSEVNRKLKYISLAVLVVQNASLILSIRYVRTLPGDRFFTTSAVVMAEVLKVCTCLLIILLQKRFSLKETLHLLLDAIVFQYRDTLKLAIPSLIYTLQNNLQYVAISNLPAATFQVTYQLKILTTALFSVLMLRKSLSRVQWISLLLLFAGVAIVQVQQEGNKEASLANSANQNYMVGVVAVVISCLSSGFAGVYFEKILKGSSASVWVRNVQLGIFGTALGLLGLWWNDGAAVAERGFLFGYTGMVWCVIFNQAFGGLLVAVVVKYADNILKGFATSFSIIVSTVMSIYLFSFHVDLLFTAGAGLVIGAVYMYSLPKAPGSSPSSSSSSSSASSASPRTDRGVEMEAFLPKCSAKQKGS